The genomic stretch ACTGACAACAGTGGAATCAACCAATTCAGAGCGACTGCTTCGAGAGCTTGTTGAGACTCTTGGTAAGCAGTTGAGCGCAATAATTTATTGATTCGCCTGGAAGTTGCACGTTCGCTCTTAGTACCAGCACTGGTATCTATACTGAGAGCACTTTGAGCTAAAAACGTTAAGTTGGGAGCAAGCAGGCTCGTCAATTCATCAATAATATCCACAATATCATCAAGTGGTTGACCGAGGAGTTGACGAATAGCAGTATCATCATAACCATAACGACTACAACTTGGGAGTTGAATATCTGACGCGAACCATGGAGTTTTTGATTTTGACTCCCCAGCACAAAAAAGAAACTTCAATCGCTCAAAAAGAGGGTGGAGTTTGGCAAACAACTCCGGTGCATTCACAGCTAACTCACCCGCTGTTCGATTGAAATCGCCCAGACGAACTTCAATTTTTTTGCGCGATCGCATAAGTTGAGAAGCCTCATCCCAAATCATGCCACAATCAGAAAATTGGTAATCATCTGGGGAGGGCAGACTATCTGGATGCGCTCTAACTTGGATCTCTTGAAGAACAGAATGCCGACGAAAGCGATAGCCAAACCCCGCACCAGTACTGTGACGACAGGCATTCAGCAGGTGACACGAGAAACAAATTGGGTTGTTAGATTCTTCAATTTGGTTAAGATTTTTTGCAGCGAGTGCGCGGAAGGTACCTGCTCGATGACAATTACCAGGTGCAGTCACATCTTCAATTCCATTCGGGTGAACTAAAAAGGGCTGTCCGAGGGGAGTCAGTCGAGTGGGATCGCTCTTCAAACCACTATGGCGAGGGGGTAGATCGACAAAATTAGCTTCAACAGCGATCGTCGTTGGATTGCGATGATCGATCGCAAGATACCACAGTTGACGACTGCCAAACTCTTGTGGCGTCATGCTTCCAGCTGTATGAGATTTCCCTAACCCAGGAGTTGATTTATCTAAGATGTGTTGCCAACCTTTGGCAACTGCTTCCATCCAAAGACTAACCCGTTCGTCTCCCAGATAAACAATCTTAGGGCATCCCATTCTTTGGTATTCTTCGGGAGTTGGTAAATCCTCTGGAGTGTATACTAATATTTCTTGTGGAGCATTCTTGCTAATAGATCTCTTCACCCGTCGCCTAAAACCCCGCTTTGGACGTAAAAGCTTTTCGATTTTGGCTAACTGAATTTTCACATCATCCCAAACGCGTTGGGGATGGCGCGATAAACTTTCAAACTCTATCCAACTCAGAATTTCAAATTCACCCGCGTATTCATCCCCATCAGCGCAATATTTATCAACTTGACCCCACCAAGCTACTTTCAGAGTGTACCCCCAACTCCTGATTAACTCGTGAGTCCTTCGGTATTGACGCATCACATTTTTATTGATAACTGCACCTGCATCAGCCCACAAGAGCAAATCTTTTGTACCGCCCAACTTTTCGCTTGCAGCAGTGAGATACCGCTTGAAAGTTTCAGGGCTTGAGGCAAAGTTACCACCCGCAGCACCAATGGTAATTTGATTTCTTTTTTGGGCAATAATCCAAGGTTTGAGGATACCTTCAGCAAGTCCAATGTAAGCAAAGGATATAGGAGCGTTTTCGTTGAGGGTGTACTCGTTCTGAATCGCAGGAGTACAAAAAGTCAGAGGTAACTCGCCATTAGGCAAGTGAGCCGTTGGTCCTGTGGGGCGTTTTTTTGTCCGAGAGGATGCCCAAAAATATTTAGGGACATCAACTTCAATATTGCCAACCCGCAACTGCCAACTAATAATTTGTCCTAGAGGATTCCATACAGGACAAAGATAGCCAGATTGAGGGGTAATCAAAGAACGTCCCCCAAGAGAAACACCTGCCAAACGGTGAGAAACTTCTCTATCGAGTTTTTGCCATTGCTTAACCGATTTAAATTGTCCTGCAACGATTAACTCTTCATTGAGTCCCCGGCGTTTTAAGTCGAATTCATGCTTTTGACATAACTGTAGTTGTCCGAGAACATCTCGAATTTGGCGATCGCGCTCCTCTTCGGTAAGACTTGCAGCACGATGAGCTTTTTCTTGTTGCAAGCGTTGGCTATGTAAGTCACGCCAATATTCTGCCCACTCGCGTCTCGAAGCTTCATCAGTATCACCAGTATCGCGTCGTATTATTCCCCACAACCCATCACGGGTAAGTTTGATAAATTTCCAGCCTTCTGGTGCTGAATATGCATCTGTTGCCGTCATGCATAATACAGTATCAGGGCTATTCGGCAGATGACGGCAGCGCCCGCGAATGTCGCCACAAACAGGACAAGGATTAGCACGGCTCGTGCGGATATACTTGCTCATCGCGTACCCCCTACCACCAGTTGTATTTGTATAGTTGGCTGTCTTTAGATAGCCCGTTAGAAGCCCCGTAGGTCAACATTTTATGCAGCACAACGATCTTCAGTACTTTTATTTCTAGTTATTTCAAATTCAATCTCACGCTCCTTAATCATCTCCTCGTACTTGCCAGTCTCAAGATACGCTAAGAATCGTTCCTCCTCCATTGTCAAATTCGTAATGTTTAGCATTTCACTCAGTGCTACCCGTAGTGGATAAATCGAACCAAATTTCTCTAACAACCGCAATATTCGCGCTCTTTCCTTCACTGATGGTTCCTCCTGTAATGTGGCATCAATACTTGGTGGTCTCAAACTTATGGTCTCTAAATCATTAGTTTTAGAATTCCTAAAAGCAAACATCACAAATTCGTTTGTAATTTTAATTACGCGAGCCTGTTGATAAAAATCTGGTCGCGGCTCCTTTTTAAATAGATAAACTTGTCCAACTTCAAACTTACGCCATGGGTTACGAGAACCTGTACGCACAAGAGCATTACCTTCACGAAGGGTATTTACCTCGCCGCGCTCGATCGCATCTAATACTTTTTCCCGACGCTCATCACGCACAAACTTGTAAGCTGTGTCAATACTGCGGTTGAGTTCTTGTTGCAGCGCTGCTACCGAGCGTAGTTTGCCCTCATTTTTTAATTGAGAAATATACGAGTAAACTTTTTTCCCTTTGTGGTAGCTACCAACACTAAGCTTTACTTTTTTGGCAACCTCTTTAAGGACTGGCAATTCTCTAGATTCTTGAGAACTCATGTCATCTGACGAAGTATTCAAATTTGAACACTTCGTTGATTGTTTGCGATCGTTTAGCCGTCGAGCATTCTCCCTCTGTCGCTCTTTGGCTTGTTCTTTAAGCTGAGGTTCCCAGTAAGCACCCTCAATAAACCTTTGAAAATGGGTTTTCTCTTCTCGGTGAATATTCAAGTCGTACAGAGCTTTCAACTCTTCTTCCTCGCCAGAGTATTCACCAAAAAAGACTGGAACAGTTGCAAAACCCAGTTTTTTAGCTATTTGTAACCGACATTTACCCGCAATGACGACATTTACACCCGTGCGTGCTGAAACTTCTATTGGAACAAGAATCCTCATCTCTCGCTGAATACTTGCTTCCAATGAGGGGCGATCTTCATCTTCACCGTAAATTTCTATTAATCTTGGGTGAACAACTAGTTCATCTGGAGGAAGATGAACAACCTGCTGATGGTCTAAATTGTACATATTTATACCCTAAAATCTTCAAAGACATAAGTGGAACAAAACTGAACTCGCGATCGTCCTAATCGTCCTAATCGTCCTAATCGTCCTAATTGTTGTTCTCCAAATGCTCAAATTCATACCAAAAAAGCATTTGGGGAACTGAATTCAACCCAAATGCCTAAAATATTTAGACACTATTAAGTTTTCTGAAATAAGAAAATTGTTATACCTTCGCTCTAAAAACAAGCGAAGTTTTGCAAAAATGTACCGTATACTTAAGCAATTTACCGAATGCCAATACGGAGAAAGGAAACACCTGTCAAAGGGAAGGCGTACACAGAGCAGTAGATTCATGGTATGATGGACTCAATTAAGTAAAAACAGATAAAGAGCATTTGTCCAGCCTGCTACAACAGGTTGGCTTGCTTTTCCCTCAAGACTTTGTTGGTTCAAGGTCTTGATTTATTTGGAATAATACTTATACTTGAAGAGTATATCAGCTAATATACATTTTGGCAAAACTAATTTAGTGAAAAAAGGGGTAAACAAGGAATGCCAGTTCCAAAAGCGCCTCCTGTAGAACTAGACGAGGTAGAAAAAAAACTACTGGAATCAATTGCTGAGACAGAAGAAGAGTATATCAGCAAGCGGGCGCTTGTCATACTGGAAGCTGCTAAGGGTGAGAGTAATACAAACATATGCAAAAAGACAGGAACTAGTTTCCATCACGTATCGACCTGGCGTAAAAAGTGGTTAAATGCAACATTCACATCTCAAACGGAAGAAGAGCTAAGGGAATTAATCAAACAATTTCTCGAATCAAAGGACGGAAGACCCAGAAAGTGCAAACAAGTCGAAGTTGCCAAAATCATTGAAATTAGTAAATGGAACGAGAGAAGTTATCGATCGCAACACGCCAAGAACGAGCTCATTGCATCTGAAGCAGTACGTAGAGGAATCGTTTCAGATATATCGCCAAGAAGCATAGGGCGCTTGCTGGAACAGTACCAAGAAGAAATAGCAGCTTCAAGTTAATAAAGCAACAGCACTTCAATCGAAGTATTCAAATTTGAATACTTCGACTTATTCAATCAGTAAAAGTTATTGCTTTACGGTTACCCTCACACCAAATGTGTATTTTCGCACTGAAACCATCGCGGGAACGACCTAGAGAGTTGGTTCAGTAGAAGGAGTTGACATTCGATACTTGGGGTCATTATGCCACTCATTGATTTTTACTAGTTTTGGATGAGAGGGGTAGAGTAATAGTACTCCTCTCGACTCTACCTTGCGTCATAAAGCCAAACGCGTAGCAGCGATAGCAACTGTTCAATATCTACAGGCTTTGTGATGTAATCTGATGCACCCGATTCGATACACTTCTCGCGATCGCCCGGCATAGCTTTAGCTGTAAGCGCAATCATTGGCAGTGAGGCAAATTGTCTAATCTTACGGATAACTCGCATCGTCTCGTATCCATCCATTTCCGGCATCATCACATCCATTAGTACAACATCAATATTAGCGGTGGTTTGTAATACAGCAATACCATCCCTGCCGTTCTCAGCGTACACAACGTGCATCTGGTACCACTCCAGCATGGTAGTGAGAGCAAAAATGTTGCGTAGATCATCATCAACAATCAGCACTCTCTTACCAGCCAGCACAGCGTCGGTCTGGTGTATCTGTTCCAACATTTGGCGCTGAGTTTCTGGTAAATTTTCTTGAATGCGATGCAGAAACAATGCTGTCTCGTCTAGCAGACGCTCTGGGGAACGGGCATCTTTGATGATTATAGTCTCAGCTAGTTGCTTAATTTCGTTTTGTTCTTGCTGAGTTAACTCCTTTGCTGTATGCACAATAATCGGCAAATTTGAGAGCGACACTTCCTGTTTAATTCGCTTAAGTAGTTCAAAACCAGTTATATCTGGCAACCCTAGATCGAGTACAATGCAATCAAACTGCTGTGTTTTCAGTACCGCCAAAGCCTCTGCACCAGTACTAACGGTAGTTGTGGAGACATCGCTGTTACCGATAAGTTCCACAATGCTGCGGCATTGATCTTCGTCGTCTTCTACCACTAGCAGGTTTTTCCTCTGACGCTCTACAAAAGTCTTAATCTTGGAAAAGGCTTCTGTCAAAGCTTCGCGGGTCGCGGGTTTTTGTAAGTACCCGATGACCCCAAGTTTTAGACCTCGCTGCTGTTCCTCGTCAACTGAAATAACATGGACGGGAATGTGACGGGTGTTGAGGTTATGCTTCAAGCGATCTAGCACTGTCCAACCATTCATCATTGGCAGGTGGATGTCCAGTATGATAGCATCGGGCTTGTATTCCTGTGCCATCGATAAACCGTCATCGCTGCGTAGGGCGACTACCCCTTTGAAATCTTGTTCCCGTGCCATCTCCAACAAAATATGGGCAAAGTTAACGTCATCCTCAACAATTAGCAGTGTACGATCTCCAGGTTGGAGTTCGTCGCGGTCATCCTTAAGAGCGCTGCTTTGAGGCAAAAACTCCTTAAGTGGTTGAGACTCAGCGGCTAGATTACTTCTGAAATCATTTGCTTGAGACGGTACTGGGGTGGTAATTACCGGGCTAGCTGTCTGATACTCACTCTGAGGCTTGCTGGTGAGCGAACTACTGACTGAGGTTGTTGCTGTGGACGACAGATAAGTTAACGGTAGGTAGAGGGTGAAGGTGCTGCCCTTTCCCAAACTGCTGTTCAGGACAATTTCGCCACCCAAAAGCTGGGCAATTTCACGGCATATTGACAAGCCCAAACCCGTGCCACCATACTTACGGCTGGGGGAGCCATCTGCTTGCTGAAACGGCTCAAATATAATCTTTTGTTTATCTGGTGCAACACCAATTCCTGTATCGCTTACGATAAAAGCAATGACGGTGTTGGCGTGATTCAAAACTTCCTGGTCGAGACTCCATCCCTCAGCAACTATCCTAACCTGCCAACTCACCTGACCTCGATCGGTGAACTTAAAAGCATTGGAGAGTAAGTTTTTCAGCACCTGTTGTAAACGCTTGGAGTCAGTGTTGATGAAGGGAGGAAGTTCAGGAGCAAAGTCAATTATGAAATTAAGCCCTTTGTCTTGTGCGACTTGACGGAAGGTGCTTTCTATCTGACTGCGTAAATCAGAGAATAGCATCCGGTTGATGTCTACTGGCATAGTTCCAGATTCAATCTTTGCCAGGTCAAGAATGTCGTTGATTAGCCCTAGTAAATCATTTCCAGCGGAATAAATGGTGCGGGTATATTCAATTTGCTTCTGGGTTAGGTTGTTATTATCCTTATCAGCAAGCAGCTTTGCAAGGAGCAACAGGCTGTTCAGTGGCGTTCGCAACTCGTGGGACATATTTGCCAGAAACTCAGACTTGTATTTTGAGGAAAGCCCTAGTTGTGCTGCTCTCTCTTCCAAAGACTGCCTTGCCTGTTCGATTTCCTGATTCTTGCGCTCGACTTCTTTGTTTTGTTGGGCTAACAACTCTGCCTTCTCTTCCAGTTCGGCGTTGGTTTGTTGTAGCTCTTCTTGCTGCCTTTTCAGTAATTCTTCGGAAGCTTTTAGGGTTTGGGCTTGTTGTTCCAAGCGCTTGTTTGTTTCCCTGAGTTCGTTTTGCTGTGCTTGTAACTCCTGTGCTAAGGACTGCGATTGCTTGAGTAACTCTTCAGTCCGCATGCTAGCTGCAATAGTATTTAATACAATTGCGATGCTTTCGGTGAGTTGGTCGAAGAAAGTTAGGTGAATTTCACTGAAGCGTCGGAATGACGCCAGTTCAATCACTGCTGTGACTTGTCCTTCAAAGAGGACGGGTAAAACCACAATATTAAGTGGAGATGCTTCTCCCAATCCAGAACCAATTTTAATATAATCGTAAGGTATTTCCGTCAGTAGAATGCGTTCTTTTTCCAAAGCGCATTGTCCTACCAAACCTTCACCAAGAAAGAAGCGGTTGGCAAGGTGCTTGCGTTCCCGGTAAGCATAACTACTTAAAAGCTTTAAGAATGGATTGTCTTCTAAGCTTTCCATAATATAGAAGACACCGTGAGATGCTCCTACCAGTGGTGCTAATTGTGAGAGAATTAACTTGGTAACTGTCTCTAAGTCTCGCTGACCCTGTAACATTTGGGTGAACTTAGCAAGGTTCGTCTTCAACCAGTCTTGTTCGGTGTTCTTCTGGGTTGTTTCTCTCAGGTTAGCAATCATCTGGTTAATATCGTCCTTTAAGATTGCTACTTCACCCAGTGCTTCTACGGAAATCGAACGTGTTAAGTCACCTTTCGTTACTGCAGTTGCTACTTCTGCGATCGCACGTAACTGAGTAGTAAGTGTAGCAGCAAGTTCATTCACATTATCAGTCAAATCCCTCCAAGTACCAGCCGCCCCAGGAACTTTCGCTTGTCCCCCTAACTTACCTTCAATCCCCACCTCACGCGCCACCGTCGTTACTTGATTAGCAAAAGTTGCCAACGTATCAATCATCTCATTAATCGTTTCTGCCAAAGTTTCAATTTCCCCGTTGGCATCCAACATCAACTTCCGCTTCAAATCACCATTAGCAATCGCCGTCACAACCCTAGCAATGCCACGCACTTGTGCCGTCAAGTTACCCGCCATGGAGTTCACATTATCCATCAAGTCTTTCCAAGTTCCCGCAACATTAGTCAGTGATGCTTGACCGCCAAGTTTACCTTCGGTTCCTACCTCACGAGCTACCCGCGTTACTTCAGATGTCAAGGAGTTGATATGCTTCACCAACGTGTTAACGATTTCTGCAGTTCTGAGAAACTCTCCCCTCAAGGGTTCGCCATCACTGTAAGTGAAGATAGTTTGAGATAAATCACCATTTGTCACTGCCTGAAGCACACGAGTAGTTTCAAGCGTAGGCTCAACTAAATCTGTAATCAGCGTATTAACCGAATCAATGCAAGCTGCCCAAGAACCATGAGCACCTCCAAGTAAGGCACGCTCAGTAAGTTTGCCTTCTTTACCCACCACTTTACCAATACGCTCTAACTCAGTCGCCATTTGTTGATTTAGCTTAATAACGTCGTTCAGCGTATCGGCAATTTTTTCAGCTATGCCTGTGTAATTGTCGGGCATCCGAACTGAAAAGTCACCTTTCTTAACAGCTATTAGTGTTTTCAAAAGCTGTTTGACGTACTGGTTATTTATATCGCTGACTGATGGTTGAGTTGGCATAGCCTATATAAATATGTTTAAACAGTTTTGTTGGAAAGCAGCTCATAAAGGTGAAGCCTTCACTTAACTCAGTTACGTGCTTCTTGCACCTATGAGAGGTAAACAACCTGCTTAACTAAAAAAAGTGAAGACTGTAATTTTGCTCATAGGACTAATACATTAATCTAACCTTACTGCATTAATATCAGGTGAAGAGTTGTATCTTCCAAGAAAGCCATCAGCGTCAGTTAATAGCACTGGTATCTAAAATAACTTAAAACCAGGTTTTCTCAGTGTTTACCCAATCATTATACCGATTCGGTAAATTTAAGCAACATCGCCCCCATGTTATTATGTTTTACATATCGTAGCAGATTTTCACGCAGCCTTTTTGGCAATACTGAGATAACTGCCACTACGAGAGGAAGCACGACTTTTGCTTCAATAATATCGTTTACAGTTGAGATAGTTACTAACTAATCCGTGCTTTCTATGACAGGACTTGAATTTGAAGCCACCAAAAACCTAACTGCTCTTGTTATTAAGGTCGTTTGGGAGCAGGGAGGTAAATTGGTCAAAACTTTAGATAAAAGAACACAAAATTTGATTTTCAAAGCCTCGCAGCAATATATTCAAAAATATACAGAGCGGCACGGTCAGTTAAAAGTATTAGGGATGCAAGAGCCTGTAACATTAGAGTCGGTATATACTGCTGTTCAGTTTTTGGATAATACAGCAATTCATAGTTTTGAATCTATTTCAAGGTTAGAAGAAGTTTTTCGTCAAGCTAAAAATCGAGGATTTAGACTTGCAGATGGGGTCAAACATGAAGGAATTGAAGTGGTTAATAACAAGCAATACCTTATGGTTTTAGGTGGACCTGGTTCTGGAAAGTCAACATTTCTTCGCAAGATGGGACTGGAATCGCTTAAAGGAAAAAGAGGTATATTTCAACATCTTTGTATTCCTGTTTTTGTTGAACTTAAAAGCTTTAATCCTCAAGAAATTAATATTAAAGAATTAATAGCAGAAGAATTGAAGATATGTGGCTTCCCCTATGCTGAAGAATCGGCATTAGAATTGATGGATAAAGGAAATTTACTGTTTTTGTTAGATGGTCTTGATGAAGTTTCCACAAACAACTTAAATGAAACTATAAACCAAATTCAGAATTTTGTTGATAAATATGAAAAAAATCGTTTTATTGCTTCTTGTAGAACAGCAGCTTATCGTCATAACTTTCGGCGATTCACTGATGTAGTAATGGCGGATTTTGATGATACTCAAATTGAGCAATTTATACTAAATTGGTTCGGATCAAAGGCAGACAAAGAAGCAGGGACAGCCCAAAAATGCTGGGAAATACTAAAAAAACCAGAAAACTGTGCTGCTAAAGAATTAGCACATACTCCCTTATTATTAACTTTTCTTTGCTTGGTTTATAATCGCTCACAGAATTTTCCTGACAATCGGAGTATTCTTTACCGTAAAGCTTTAAGAATTTTGTTAGAGGAATGGGCAGCAGAGAAGCGAATTTTACAGGATAAAATTTATCAAGGATTAAATACCGAATTAGAAGAAATTTTACTTTCAAAAATTGCTTGTCAAAACTTTGAAT from Scytonema hofmannii PCC 7110 encodes the following:
- a CDS encoding helix-turn-helix domain-containing protein, giving the protein MPVPKAPPVELDEVEKKLLESIAETEEEYISKRALVILEAAKGESNTNICKKTGTSFHHVSTWRKKWLNATFTSQTEEELRELIKQFLESKDGRPRKCKQVEVAKIIEISKWNERSYRSQHAKNELIASEAVRRGIVSDISPRSIGRLLEQYQEEIAASS
- a CDS encoding NACHT domain-containing protein, with protein sequence MTGLEFEATKNLTALVIKVVWEQGGKLVKTLDKRTQNLIFKASQQYIQKYTERHGQLKVLGMQEPVTLESVYTAVQFLDNTAIHSFESISRLEEVFRQAKNRGFRLADGVKHEGIEVVNNKQYLMVLGGPGSGKSTFLRKMGLESLKGKRGIFQHLCIPVFVELKSFNPQEINIKELIAEELKICGFPYAEESALELMDKGNLLFLLDGLDEVSTNNLNETINQIQNFVDKYEKNRFIASCRTAAYRHNFRRFTDVVMADFDDTQIEQFILNWFGSKADKEAGTAQKCWEILKKPENCAAKELAHTPLLLTFLCLVYNRSQNFPDNRSILYRKALRILLEEWAAEKRILQDKIYQGLNTELEEILLSKIACQNFELNQLFFTKREIVEEIKSFLASNLNAPKELDGEAVLNAIAIQQGILVERAEGVFSFSHLTLQEYLTAQYIDDQRQIEKLVATYLTEQRWKEVFLQVAGLMRGGADELLLLIEKATQKYINTPKLQALLTWVNQVTTGSVGDIKPAAKRTAAIFLFLTLDLASSLALDPDQALVLALDIAFAHDCVLDARAFALVHAFALASIFSFDLTHYFLSHTQAFDLTGGFEKIKVFNKSVNFNVLIARLEVLKAQLSDTQQPLHRAVRERVVQTWFNTLRLNSDLIYLSEEEIEALKNYLYANSLLVQCKQAAVRISPTTWEAIEKRMLLVQ